The Leishmania panamensis strain MHOM/PA/94/PSC-1 chromosome 32 sequence genome window below encodes:
- a CDS encoding lipase, putative (TriTrypDB/GeneDB-style sysID: LpmP.32.3540), whose product MLRHLRMASVTKKLPRSEGQLFGMIQEWCRPLYRYRIPHTPTPRDRVCTCAYPLYTLRSSRRSPYDEPTMYASVHETIYATGADAPSTGDTPASSWTSSGCLSPVYTSTTTTATGGVATSSFLSSFRGLPSLRARWAVRRRGLRQVAVPPTTPAAAPPQSSERCYRCDICDGLQGRAEASNSALATSGSSVSAGIKMTAHPTTATTTLSAEWNEEDEAGETTGVTADSPDSSLDERYGYTISTDIANTAMEDADVAELRHLDPFHVEVFGRPLSSALIKRIVREVQAQLTRCGLRKRDASRYAAQAALNSEMSLQTYKLWVRQESHRIRERRLRLTTPAAAIESPSSKSQLTVASSAVIIKGKLDTLDTASYLARYAIAAYGLPFELNYFSSLRELAKLMAEPHRRYVCANSEEQLESMRRMLQGEEPDALLECVASRYSLRIGQACWSVFLDHAAHRVVLTFRGSLTLADIVVDVTEGYANVVLERTPLDGAVAATGTDASQRLCTAIPLGFYESVVEAGAQLLPVLRTIHTQYSDYELCITGHSLGGIQASLFHLLYCGPWRATLHSSTTLLRRAKALTCPSLLPSAPPSPSAAILSGNIETTKASTAAHVPFTKIVTCTFGAAPVVERRVVPLLNAWLRQEEHRSGSRLVTFSNGMDVICRLQLRSLQDVFVRQYARPTEESLFAGDKAAGDDTGAATAAPVSDKSVPLLAIPGLLYNMTSGTRRRHLLAVPLTATAVREQVILIPEAVLHHYPSLYLRSLNDLLRRYGAKWQSMYEAAATTPTATATAAAAAVPTDHSLQGSQGE is encoded by the coding sequence ATGTTGCGTCATCTGCGCATGGCTTCAGTCACAAAGAAGCTCCCCAGGTCGGAGGGACAGCTCTTTGGTATGATCCAGGAGTGGTGCCGTCCTCTCTATCGCTACCGCATACCGCATACCCCGACACCTCGTGACCGCGTGTGCACATGCGCCTACCCGCTCTACACCTTGCGTTCCTCTCGACGCTCTCCGTATGACGAGCCAACAATGTACGCGTCAGTGCACGAGACAATTTATGCGACCGGTGCTGACGCGCCATCCACCGGCGACACCCCCGCATCCTCTTGGACGTCGTCTGGTTGCCTCTCGCCTGTCTACACCTCGACCACGACCACCGCGACAGGCGGCGTAGCCACCTcatctttcctttcctcatTCCGAGGGCTGCCATCCCTGCGCGCCCGCTGGGCtgtgcggcgacgaggaTTACGTCAGGTTGCTGTTCCCCCGAccaccccagcagcagcacccccgCAATCGTCCGAAAGGTGTTATCGGTGCGACATATGCGACGGTCTGCAGGGCCGCGCAGAGGCGAGCAACAGCGCGCTGGCAACTTCTGGCAGTTCCGTTAGTGCTGGTATCAAAATGACAGCGCACCCAACCACAGCAACCACCACGTTGTCAGCTGAGTGGAatgaagaggacgaggctgGGGAGACTACTGGTGTCACGGCGGATTCGCCTGACAGCAGCCTGGACGAGCGCTACGGTTACACCATCTCCACCGACATCGCCAACACTGCCATGGAGGACGCCgacgtggcggagctgcgccacctggaCCCTTTCCATGTCGAGGTCTTTGGAAGACCGTTATCGTCAGCGCTCATAAAGCGAATCGTACGGGAAGTGCAGGCACAACTCACCCGATGCGGCCTGCGCAAGCGAGACGCCTCGCGGTACGCTGCTCAGGCAGCCCTCAACAGCGAGATGAGTCTCCAGACGTACAAACTGTGGGTGCGTCAAGAGTCGCATCGCATTCGTGAGAGACGGCTGCGGCTCACaacgcctgccgctgccattGAATCTCCTTCATCGAAGTCTCAGCTCACGGTTGCATCGTCCGCGGTGATAATCAAAGGCAAATTGGACACGCTCGACACCGCCTCCTACCTCGCCCGCTATGCAATTGCCGCCTACGGGTTGCCCTTTGAGCTTAACTACTTTTCTAGTCTGCGTGAGCTGGCGAAGCTCATGGCAGAGCCCCACCGGCGCTACGTCTGCGCCAACTCTGAGGAGCAACTGGAGTCAATGCGCCGCATGTTGCAGGGCGAGGAGCCAGATGCGCTGCTCGAGTGCGTGGCAAGTCGCTACTCGCTCCGCATAGGTCAAGCTTGCTGGTCCGTCTTTCTAGACCATGCTGCGCACCGTGTCGTGCTCACTTTCCGCGGCTCTCTGACACTGGCAGACATCGTGGTCGATGTGACAGAGGGCTACGCCAACGTTGTGCTGGAGCGCACCCCTTTGGAtggtgcggtggcggccaccGGCACAGACGCGTCGCAGCGACTGTGCACCGCAATCCCGCTTGGTTTTTACGAGTCGGTCGTCGAGGCGGGCGCTCAGCTCCTCCCTGTCCTGCGTACGATCCACACCCAGTACAGCGATTACGAGCTCTGCATCACTGGACATTCTCTGGGCGGCATCcaggcctctctctttcacctccTCTACTGTGGGCCGTGGCGTGCGACGCTGCACTCGTcaacgacgctgctgcgccgagcAAAAGCGCTCACGTGTCCCTCTTTGTTGCCTTCGGCcccaccttctccctctgcagcGATCTTGTCTGGCAACATCGAAACCACAAAGGCCAGCACTGCCGCGCACGTGCCCTTTACCAAAATAGTTACTTGCACGTTTGGCGCTGCCCCAGTCGTGGAGCGGCGCgtcgtgccgctgctgaatgCGTGGCTGCGCCAGGAGGAGCACCGATCTGGAAGTCGTCTTGTGACCTTTAGCAACGGCATGGACGTCATATGCAGGCTGCAGTTGCGGTCGCTTCAGGACGTCTTTGTGCGGCAGTACGCGCGGCCGACGGAGGAGAGCTTGTTTGCCGGCGACAAGGCTGCTGGTGATGACACCGGcgctgcgacggcagcgccggtgtCAGACAAGTCAGTGCCTCTCCTCGCGATTCCTGGGTTGCTGTACAACATGACGTCGGggacgcgccgccgccatctccttgCTGTTCCGCTCACTGCCACTGCAGTGCGAGAGCAGGTGATCCTTATTCCCGAAGCGGTCTTGCACCACTATCCCTCGCTCTACTTGCGCAGTCTTAACGACCTGCTGCGTCGGTATGGTGCTAAGTGGCAGTCTATGTACGAGGCCGCCGCGACAACGCCGACTgcaacggcaacagcagccgctgcagcagtgccgacAGACCACTCCTTACAGGGGAGCCAGGGCGAGTGA
- a CDS encoding chloride channel protein, putative (TriTrypDB/GeneDB-style sysID: LpmP.32.3550): protein MSARYGNAGSSGVLDTPSATCRRREADAATAAWFYELRREVEEAGDAAVNRSRAPLFEKAHRPHVFTAEERRRMDCYESIDYAEGQSLVHRVSTTRQSRTDTQGRLRLAMFILIGLAVGGWSLLLLQTLDYLAEVKLNAVQGVVRSRNSTYSLFNESSFYMSSLRSSGNKSGDDDSTAIVLRTISWSALLRGWMLYTMWGMLMALLSSLCCLVMPSAAGSGIPDVMAYLNGVMFPRIFNVRNLVIKSLSCILAVSAGLPVGIEGPMIHMGSLIGAGLPTGRSRSLRCSATSFFDQFRNPRDGRDFISAGAACGLTSAFSSPLGGMLFVMEEMATHFSVRLAWLVFLSCLSCMWIIQSCNSFLSGWHFLDRSAMAFGNLREASIAMFYIDTVPENTVPLYTYTFIPTVTVAVLSGLLAVAYTISSICFSRWRSRYLFPTALYRVLEPCVFASLFATACYVLPLFTPCVPTPQPTREKKEALHVELFTAFCAQPETTHHPLATLTMTSPYNLLRLLFSRHSAGLFPAWSLLLHLSIYMVGSSYAGGMFISCGTVIPSLLIGAVEGRLIGVLFQRPVWADEGVVALIGAAAYFAGISRLTFALVVVVMELTADVSHITCLMLGILLAKGIADKCCHSFYHASLEVKAVPFLEAQASMHLLDTYTARDIMTTPVKVLETMDTVLHVLEALTMTRHNAFPVVRVGEADQTYEGMITRAQLHLLLWVVYLRQIDDVAEVLVDNEGNASDEADSVDGATDARSGTASEQASSESLIQSHVTAADLKRVHEFVFWNRLPSIPMMEYLPLSTIRSYIDLRPYVDSSAPYVQQGVCVSRAYYTFRHLGLRHLPVLDRRQRVAGILTRVSFVGDRLMEKVGARAAGDFVDIEWRR, encoded by the coding sequence ATGAGTGCACGGTACGGCAATGCTGGCTCTAGCGGGGTACTTGACACGCCGTCCGCTACCTGCCGCAGGCGAGAGGCGGacgcagcgacggctgccTGGTTCTACGAGCTtaggagggaggtggaggaagccGGGGACGCCGCGGTAAATCGTTCTCGAGCGCCACTGTTTGAGAAGGCCCACCGCCCGCACGTGTTTACCGCAGAGGAGCGACGGCGCATGGATTGCTATGAGAGCATTGATTACGCCGAGGGTCAATCCCTCGTTCACCGCGTCAGTACTACTCGCCAAAGTCGGACGGACACGCAAGGGAGGCTGCGTCTGGCGATGTTTATCTTGATCGGCCTCGCCGTTGGCGGCTGgtctcttctgctgcttcagaCACTAGACTACCTTGCGGAGGTGAAGCTGAATGCGGTGCAGGGggtggtgcgcagccgcaacagcacTTATTCGCTGTTTAACGAGTCTAGCTTCTACAtgtcgtcgctgcggagCTCTGGAAACAAGagcggtgacgacgacagcaCTGCGATAGTGCTGCGCACGATATCGTggtcagcgctgctgcgcggatGGATGCTGTACACGATGTGGGGCATGCTGATGGCGCTTCTGtcgtctctctgctgccttgTCATGCCGAGCGCCGCTGGCAGCGGTATCCCAGATGTTATGGCGTACCTCAACGGCGTCATGTTCCCGCGCATCTTCAACGTTCGGAATCTGGTGATCAAGTCGCTCTCGTGCATCCTCGCAGTGAGTGCCGGTTTGCCAGTGGGAATAGAGGGGCCTATGATTCACATGGGGTCGCTTATTGGAGCCGGTCTCCCCACCGGCCGCAGCCGCTCTctgaggtgcagcgccacTTCCTTCTTTGATCAATTTCGAAATCCGCGCGATGGGCGTGACTTCAtctccgccggcgccgcttgTGGCTTGACGAGCGCCTTTTCGAGCCCTCTGGGCGGGATGTTGTTTGTcatggaggagatggcgacTCATTTCTCTGTACGTTTGGCGTGGCTCGTGTTTCTCTCCTGTCTCTCGTGCATGTGGATCATTCAGTCGTGCAACTCCTTTCTCTCCGGCTGGCATTTCCTCGATCGATCCGCCATGGCATTCGGTAACCTGCGTGAGGCCTCCATCGCGATGTTCTACATCGACACCGTGCCAGAGAACACGGTCCCCTTGTACACGTACACGTTCATTCCTacggtgacggtggcggtgttgTCTGGCCTCTTGGCAGTGGCTTACACGATCAGCAGCATCTGCTTCTCCCGGTGGCGCTCGCGCTACCTCTTCCCCACAGCGCTGTACCGCGTGCTGGAGCCGTGCGTATTCGCATCTCTCTTTGCCACAGCCTGCTACGTGTTGCCCCTCTTCACACCATGCGTGCCGACCCCACAGCCGACgcgcgagaagaaagaggccCTACACGTGGAGCTGTTCACCGCGTTCTGCGCGCAGCCGGAAACAACCCATCACCCGCTCGCCACCCTCACCATGACTAGCCCTTACAacctgctgcgcctcttgtTCTCGCGCCACTCCGCGGGGCTCTTTCCTGCTTGGTCGCTTCTCCTGCATCTCTCGATTTACATGGTTGGTTCCAGCTACGCTGGTGGCATGTTCATCTCCTGCGGCACCGTAATCCCGTCGCTGCTCATCGGTGCTGTCGAGGGGCGCCTTATCGGGGTTCTCTTTCAGCGCCCGGTGTGGGCGGACGAGGGCGTGGTTGCCCTTATCGGGGCTGCCGCATACTTTGCCGGCATCTCCCGCCTTACCTTCGCccttgtcgtcgtcgtgatGGAGTTGACGGCGGATGTGTCGCACATTACGTGTCTCATGCTCGGTATCCTGCTCGCCAAGGGCATCGCGGACAAGTGCTGCCATTCCTTTTACCATGCCTCGTTGGAGGTGAAGGCTGTCCCCTTCCTTGAGGCCCAGGCGAGCATGCACCTACTTGACACATACACTGCCCGCGACATCATGACGACCCCGGTTAAAGTGCTGGAGACGATGGACACGGTTCTGCACGTGCTCGAGGCGCTGACCATGACACGGCACAATGCCTTTCCTGTCGTGCGAGTCGGTGAGGCGGACCAAACCTACGAGGGCATGATTACGCGCGCACAGCTTCATCTGCTACTCTGGGTCGTGTATCTGCGCCAGATAGATGATGTCGCAGAGGTACTCGTCGACAATGAAGGTAATGCCAGTGACGAGGCAGACAGCGTTGACGGCGCAACCGATGCGCGGAGCGGGACGGCATCGGAGCAGGCCAGTTCTGAGAGCCTCATTCAATCCCACGTCACAGCAGCTGACCTGAAACGTGTGCACGAGTTTGTTTTCTGGAACCGCCTGCCGAGCATTCCCATGATGGAGTACCTGCCACTGTCTACCATTCGCTCGTACATAGACCTTCGTCCGTACGtggacagcagcgcaccgtaCGTGCAGCAAGGCGTTTGCGTCTCCAGGGCGTACTACACCTTTCGCCACTTGGGACTCCGCCACCTGCCGGTGCTTGATCGAAGACAGCGGGTGGCTGGGATACTCACCAGGGTGAGCTTTGTGGGCGACCGACTCATGGAGAAGGTTGGTGCACGAGCCGCTGGCGACTTTGTGGACATCGAGTGGAGAAGGTGA
- a CDS encoding pseudouridine synthase, putative (TriTrypDB/GeneDB-style sysID: LpmP.32.3560) has translation MLRACGITAFLTPLPPLTLSSTPCSDGARLSAEATDLVTTPVGCAAGDLKNVPEDFVVVEVDPTGQRTDAEDYNFLSVSPSSPRSCGADDPVDRGAKENTFSREEAALRLLPPVLSPQVKQPGTGSRSMQALRDMLTERTPELQRYFGTVAEMETRVSSAFTQTTLSLLLRDIRAAAQGSSTVQHDAGSTTSCAVAASLPWWRTPALTLGHFAEKRERQLVHLMVRWRFPHLRSCADAPSPPCATDALLSGGNNASVISCSVDLHYVLFCATLGNDAGLCIARWSVEAQTARQAGSLSDEIRAELREFFSKDDSEAWSPSRARMSAAAKGVCCTSFDSLAEAMRRQPPHEAVMSAAAESIPLVSNKDVRRQVHELLRRFYPFVSCYVREGRVTLRYRTPPDDSSSSSGRDKKLTNSSTARPVSSTGPGGGARRTRAEMEDNSEDALSLLAAPVLLSATPAYVHIVVRKRNLDTAEMRQLLAEYFAVKDGFVCVAGMKDKKAVSVQRCSVPVVTTGEAQRRIRALLTSTAAFQPVTLRWPADPQQSYAVLLRASASSAPVHLGQLSGNWFSLRVRNVRWAGEADLKRWAAPPQTTTLEHTPPPPFENAQQRRELRAALQHRFARCAEVGFINYFGQQRFSETIERVDDHTGVHLFAGRWVVAVRSLYRACLDVYNAFPDKMEARFVSGNSRDAQVMTHALRQAYRMYFSEYPLSSADVQKESDVWTRLCEKAITEGVPFYLRALWVHAGQSVFFNLVASYVVSRGMASAAAASRQNDCGDHQAATSAACTNPGSSPSERAFAPLSLDVLASVQLPLGGYYVDRVVADSTHLSDSSSAVLWTQWKDAAIQHTLQELRWTLAQAFEQRRVAGVPVPGSWRALVARPTDASLDWEAEASAEAQQGVCLDCGAGEVYHSVMRLSFVLPSSCYATVFLREVLGCDKWW, from the coding sequence ATGCTACGCGCCTGTGGTATCACCGCATTTCTCACGCCCTTGCCTCCCCTTACACTTTCGTCGACACCGTGCTCGGATGGCGCTCGGCTGAGTGCTGAGGCGACAGACCTCGTCACGACACCGGTAGGGTGCGCCGCCGGTGATCTCAAGAACGTACCAGAAGActttgtggtggtggaggtggatcCGACAGGGCAGCGCACCGATGCAGAGGACTACAACTTTTTATCTGTGAGCCCATCAAGTCCACGATCCTGCGGTGCTGATGACCCGGTCGATAGGGGAGCCAAAGAGAACACCTTTTCCAGAGAGGAAGCTGCTCTCAGGTTACTACCACCCGTGTTGTCTCCGCAAGTCAAGCAGCCGGGGACAGGCTCGCGCTCTATGCAGGCACTGCGAGACATGCTGACCGAACGCACCCCAGAACTGCAGCGCTACTTCGGGACTGTCGCCGAGATGGAGACGCGTGTGTCATCTGCCTTCACTCAAACGACACTCTCCCTGCTTCTTCGAGACattcgcgccgctgctcaggGCAGCTCAACAGTGCAACACGATGCGGGGTCGACTACATCTTGTGCTGTAGCGGCGAGTCTGCCGTGGTGGAGAACGCCTGCGCTAACGCTCGGCCACTTcgcagagaagcgagaaCGGCAGCTGGTGCACTTAATGGTGCGCTGGCGCTTTCCACACCTCCGCTCCTGCGCCGacgcaccgtcgccgccgtgtGCCACGGACGCTCTCTTGTCAGGAGGTAATAACGCCTCTGTGATTTCGTGCTCCGTGGACTTGCATTATGTATTGTTTTGCGCAACGCTTGGGAATGACGCAGGGCTGTGCATAGCAAGATGGTCAGTGGAAGCGCAGACAGCCCGCCAGGCGGGGAGCTTGAGTGACGAGATCCGCGCAGAGCTGCGTGAGTTCTTTAGCAAGGATGACAGTGAAGCTTGGTCTCCTTCTAGAGCGCGCATGAGTGCTGCAGCGAAGGGGGtctgctgcacctctttcGATTCCCTGGCTGAAGCTATGCGACGGCAGCCACCGCATGAGGCAGTAatgagcgccgccgcggagtCGATACCGCTGGTTTCTAACAAGGATGTTCGGCGCCAGGTGCACGAGCTGCTTCGCCGCTTCTACCCGTTTGTGAGTTGCTACGTACGCGAGGGACGTGTGACCCTGCGCTATCGCACCCCACCAGAcgatagcagcagcagcagcggcagagacaAGAAGCTGACGAACAGTTCAACTGCGCGTCCAGTGAGCAGCACTGGCCCTGGTGGTGGGGCTCGGCGCACCCGTGCCGAAATGGAGGACAACTCAGAAGACGCGTTGTCCTTGCTGGCTGCACCGGTGCTCCTTAGCGCCACTCCGGCATACGTACACATCGTTGTAAGGAAGCGGAACTTGGACACAGCGGAGATGCGCCAGTTGCTGGCCGAGTACTTCGCCGTGAAGGACGGCTTCGTCTGCGTTGCAGGCATGAAGGATAAAAAGGCGGTGTCGGTGCAGAGGTGCTCTGTCCCTGTGGTCACCACAGGCGAGGCGCAGCGTCGCATACGTGCGCTCCTGACGAGCACGGCAGCTTTCCAACCCGTCACGCTGCGCTGGCCGGCAGACCCGCAGCAAAGCTATGCCGTGCTCCTTCGTGCGAGTGCCTCTAGCGCACCAGTGCATCTCGGGCAGCTCTCTGGAAACTGGTTCTCGCTGCGCGTTCGAAACGTGCGCTGGGCCGGCGAAGCAGATCTGAAGAGAtgggcagcgccaccacagaCGACCACACTTGAacacacgccgccgccgcccttcgagaacgcgcagcagagacgGGAGCTCCGAGCAGCCCTTCAGCATCGCTTCGCGAGGTGCGCAGAGGTGGGCTTCATCAACTACTTTGGTCAACAGCGCTTTAGTGAGACGATCGAGCGCGTTGATGATCACACCGGCGTTCACCTCTTCGCCGGCAGGTGGGTAGTAGCAGTCCGAAGTCTGTATCGTGCGTGCCTCGATGTTTACAATGCATTCCCTGACAAGATGGAGGCGCGCTTCGTGTCAGGCAACTCGCGCGATGCGCAGGTCATGACGCACGCTCTACGGCAAGCCTATCGCATGTACTTCTCCGAGTATCCGCTCAGCAGTGCTGATGTTCAGAAGGAGAGTGATGTGTGGACGCGTCTCTGCGAGAAGGCCATCACGGAGGGCGTGCCATTCTACCTCAGAGCCCTGTGGGTGCACGCAGGACAGAGTGTTTTCTTCAACCTCGTTGCCTCCTATGTGGTCTCCAGGGGCATGgcaagtgcagcagcagcatcccgCCAGAACGACTGCGGTGACCATCAGGCCGCTACCTCAGCGGCCTGCACAAACCCTGGCAGCAGCCCATCCGAGCGAGCATTCGCGCCGCTCTCACTTGACGTCCTTGCGagcgtgcagctgccgcttgGCGGCTACTACGTGGATCGAGTCGTGGCGGACAGCACTCACCTCAGCGACTCCTCGTCGGCCGTTTTATGGACGCAGTGGAAAGATGCAGCCATCCAGCACACCTTACAGGAGCTTCGATGGACCTTGGCGCAAGCGtttgagcagcgccgcgtggcTGGGGTGCCGGTGCCTGGTTCGTGGCGCGCACTAGTTGCACGTCCTACTGATGCTTCTCTGGACTGGGAAGCAGAAGCGAGCGCCGAGGCGCAGCAAGGCGTCTGCCTCGATTGTGGCGCGGGCGAAGTGTACCACTCCGTGATGCGGCTTTCCTTTGTATTGCCCTCGTCATGCTACGCCACCGTCTTCCTGCGAGAGGTGCTGGGGTGCGACAAGTGGTGGTAA